Proteins from one uncultured Anaeromusa sp. genomic window:
- a CDS encoding CD1375 family protein yields the protein MAVNTVYVKLFADLVDAGRWTMAQVPVAYQGAVQAERDARKTAE from the coding sequence ATGGCGGTAAATACGGTCTATGTAAAACTATTTGCTGATTTGGTTGACGCTGGGCGCTGGACGATGGCGCAAGTCCCCGTTGCTTATCAAGGGGCGGTGCAAGCGGAACGGGACGCAAGAAAAACTGCAGAATAA
- a CDS encoding ATPase, T2SS/T4P/T4SS family — MAELNRPESNLVSIEDPVELQLAGMNQVQVNAKAGLTFATALRAILRQDPNIIMVGEIRDAETADAAVRAAMTGHLVFSTLHTNDAAGAVARLLDLGVPPFLVATSLLGVVAQRLVRLVCQECRQSYRPAEHTAEEMLLKDVPEGKRSFVKGCGCAACGQTGYRGRQAIYEVMPVTSRLRQLIQEKAAAYEIAAAAREEGMHTMSEDGVVKAAAGLTSLSEVVRVAAGMA; from the coding sequence TTGGCGGAATTGAATCGGCCGGAGAGCAACTTAGTGAGCATTGAGGACCCGGTGGAACTGCAGCTGGCAGGCATGAATCAGGTGCAGGTCAATGCGAAAGCAGGACTTACTTTTGCCACGGCTTTGCGCGCGATTTTGCGGCAAGATCCCAATATTATTATGGTAGGAGAAATTCGTGACGCCGAGACGGCGGACGCGGCTGTGCGGGCTGCCATGACCGGACATTTGGTCTTCAGTACCTTGCACACTAACGATGCGGCCGGGGCGGTTGCGCGGCTTTTGGATTTGGGCGTTCCGCCGTTTTTAGTGGCTACTTCGCTATTGGGAGTGGTGGCGCAGCGCTTAGTCCGCCTGGTTTGCCAGGAGTGCCGGCAATCTTATCGGCCAGCGGAACATACGGCGGAAGAGATGCTGCTTAAAGACGTGCCTGAGGGCAAGCGGTCCTTTGTAAAGGGTTGCGGCTGCGCTGCCTGCGGTCAAACCGGCTATCGGGGGCGGCAGGCGATTTACGAGGTTATGCCGGTGACGTCACGACTGCGCCAACTGATTCAAGAAAAGGCGGCTGCCTACGAAATCGCCGCGGCGGCGCGGGAAGAAGGCATGCATACCATGAGTGAGGATGGCGTTGTCAAAGCCGCAGCCGGCCTGACGTCCTTGTCCGAAGTGGTGCGCGTGGCCGCTGGCATGGCGTGA